Proteins encoded in a region of the Mercenaria mercenaria strain notata chromosome 1, MADL_Memer_1, whole genome shotgun sequence genome:
- the LOC128557604 gene encoding uncharacterized protein LOC128557604 → MTVDEEISPGKSDRIPPPLNNACVPDIYNKLDANAIEKTKVLNMQLSFRLKIQEKVLSKYRNAVEQRYTRERNKLRMDLRNIGRRMPNYADIPRLETKVKKLRKEKKVKSAQKHGCVFTTEPLDMKGISEKDEKPFCNRFLTHHLPTKSRFYQDVLHSVKKGMSMPDLRPRPSDRYRRVIPIKSHHLSQDSLTPKLLPVIKSLDDSYVSSKSRLVDFDDDDIKTI, encoded by the coding sequence ATGACGGTGGATGAAGAAATAAGTCCAGGGAAGTCTGACCGAATTCCTCCGCCGCTAAACAACGCATGTGTTCCGGATATTTACAATAAACTGGACGCGAATGCAATAGAAAAAACAAAAGTACTAAATATGCAGTTGTCATTTAGACTTAAAATTCAGGAAAAAGTGCTTTCTAAATACCGAAATGCTGTAGAACAAAGGTATACACGTGAGAGAAACAAACTGCGGATGGATTTAAGGAATATTGGCCGACGAATGCCAAATTATGCGGATATACCGCGTTTAGAAACTAAAGTGAAAAAGTTACGTAAAGAAAAGAAAGTCAAAAGTGCTCAAAAACATGGTTGTGTATTCACAACAGAACCTTTGGATATGAAAGGGATATCTGAAAAAGATGAGAAACCATTCTGTAATAGATTTTTAACACATCACCTGCCGACGAAATCTCGGTTTTACCAGGATGTCTTACATTCGGTGAAAAAAGGCATGAGTATGCCGGACTTGAGACCCAGGCCGAGTGACCGGTATAGGAGAGTAATACCAATCAAATCACATCATCTTTCACAGGATTCTCTGACTCCAAAACTTCTACCCGTTATTAAATCATTAGACGATAGCTATGTATCATCAAAATCTCGGCTAGTCGATTTCGACGACGACGatattaaaacaatttga